Within the Dehalococcoidia bacterium genome, the region TTCCTCTTGCCGATTTTACTCTTACTAAAAGCAACAGTTATAGTTATAGTTATCGAAATTAAAGCTAATTTTATAATAGTTACAATAACAATTACTTCATTGCAAGTTTTGACTTAATACTTCTTTTGAAATGCCAATGCTTTAGAGAACTTCTTGAGGTTTTTAACATTGCTGGCAATGAGCTCATAATAAATAATACTGAAATCGTAGCCGATTTTTAAAATAATTTATTTTCACAAGAAGAAAGGTTCAAGAAGACGTATAAAACCTGTTCAAGAAGAATTTGAATATGTTATTCTTAAAGGCTTCTTGATTAGGCATGACACATCAAGAAAGCCTGGGAATTTCTCTCTTGAATCAAGACTCACAAGAACGAAACAGATTGAGGAAAGTAATGCTGCTTCCCTTTCCCTCTTAGGTTCAAACTATTTGCAGCATGTCATAGTTCAGGCTGCACAACATAGTTAGGTTTCCTCTGTCGCCAGGCATCAACCATAACCCAGGAATACTCTCTACTGAGTTGGGTGAGCTGCACTTTTCAAGCTAATATTGCCTTGTAGACCATCTTTCATCCAATGATGAACCTCTTTGCTTCGTAGTTCCATTCCCTAGACTCGTATAGCAATTGTCTGATTTCCGGCTGTTCCATGGCAAAGCAGGATGCCCAATAGATATAAGATAGTTTGTTCTTATATCTCGATTGTTTAAGAGATGTTTTAGACCAGTTTGGGAGAATTTCCCTCAAAATCGCTACGTTTTTGACTTCTACAGTCAGTGCGTCTAACGTCTCTATTCGACACCCCTCTCGCAAGCATTGCATCCTAAGCGCGTCTACCTGCGTGTAGTCGTTACCAAAGCCCAGGATGCTTAGAATCTCGTTTCTCTCTTTAAACCCCTCGTTCGTATTTAAGTATTTAAGATTGGTTAGAATTGTTAGTAGTAGCAACCACCTGGCTTCTCTGAACAACTTGGGCTTATGTTTCCTGCAATTAGCACTCAATCGTGGATCTTCATCTGCGTTATGCTCAAGCCGTTCTAGGAGCTCAACGAGCTTCATAACCTCCTTAATGCTATCCAGGTCGCGGGGACTAAATGTACGGACCATCCGCAGCAGCCTTAATTTTTCGTTAACCAGCATGCCTTCAGTTTGTTTTTCGATGATAGATAGCAGCTTACAGAAGGACTTTGCCCTTAGGCTGATTGGTGGGATCTCGACAGTACTTTTAGCGAATTCACCACTGTTACATCCAAAATTAATGTCCGAGACCCTTATCTTCCCAGTTGCGATAGCTTCAGTGGCGTTATCCTCGGTGAATAATTCTTCAATACGATTTTCCGGTTGCAACATCTGAATGCGTTCAATATTATTGCCTTCGAACACCTTCTCTTTAAAGGCATCGTATAGGGAGTCTATATTGTCCGCAATTTCAAAGATATTTCCTCGTTTTTTATTGGATTCTTTGGGGAGCCTTGTTACCCTTCCTACTTGTTGTTCGAACAGGCGCATACTTAGCGTTGGTCTTAGCAATATCAAGTTTTCCAAGTCTGGGAAATCAAACCCTTCTATAAGCATTCCCACTGTGCACAGGGTAAAAGGGGGACTATTTGCAGTCCTAAATGCTTTCAAGATCTCATCCCGCTCTGTTTGGGGCATCTCGGAGGAAAGATACACAGTGTCCTTGAGCGCATCGGTATCAGTATGGTTGTTGAAAGAGAAAGACTTACCAATCGTATCCCTCAGTTCACCATTGAATACGGCAGAACACATTTTGGCATGAAAAGCAATAATCTTCTTCTCCTCACTCTCCAATCCTTGAACGATGTTTCTCACCGGAGCGCAGAATATCAGGGTTTTTGATTTCTTGTTGGGAATCTCTGTTTCATATACCTTCTTGGCCAACTTTGTTCTTCGAATGGTCAAGTCAATTTTCTCACGAGAGCCGCAATCCAAATATAATTCATCCTTATCCAGTTCCGACAGACCTTTTTGAAAATCGAACAAATCCAATATGTTTTGATTACTACGAATAATCACATAATCCAGTTCGGAAAGCTGCCCCTCAATGATGCATTGGGGCAAGGATTTGCTGAATATCTCCCGCATATCAATTGAGATATCATCGACAAACTTCACCTGTCCTATTACTCCTTGGAAAGGAGTGGCCGTCATACCCAGGATCTGGGCTTTACTATCCTTTATTTTATTTATAAAATCATTGCCCCTATTGTTTATGAAATTATGGACTTCATCGATGATAGCTAAGTCAGCACTTTTAATCAGGATATCCTCGATTTCCTTATTATTTTTACTGAGCACTGTTTGAAGGGAGGCAAAGATGGCAATTCCGCCGGCTCTCGTTTGTATGCGTTTTTGCAATTCAGATATATCTATTTTGCCGTGTTCTGAGGACAATATGACGCTGTTAGAAAACAATGGTATCTTTATTTTTCCGTCATTGTAGAATGTTTGGTTTAGCAATTGGTTATTTCCCGAAACCAGAAATAATATAACCTCGCCTCGCTCATAATATTGGTTCATGAGATGTTTAGAGAGGAAAGTCTTGCCCCAGCCAGTTGGCACCTTGATATATCCTGCGCTGTTGCCATTATTAAAGTATTTGTTGATCTCACTAAGATAATGCTGTTTCTCCTCGGTTAATGGGTCTAGACTAACTCCGTGCATATTAACCTCCCATACAATCTGACCAATTGTTATTTTCCCTTTTATAAGGAACTGCCATATGGCAAAAGAATTAAAAACATATGCTAATTGGCGGCTCGCAGAACATCAAGTTTTTGATGTTCATCTGGATCAATGGTAATCCTGATGTTATTTGCCATCGCCTCTCAATCCCGAGTTCTCCGCGCCTGCGAATCCAGTCACTATCAAAGCGACTTTCATTTCCTCTCCCATTTTTTCCTCACAGTTGACTGCGAAAGTGATATTCGCATCGGGGGCAATCTCGTGCTTAATCACATCGGCGGCCGAGTTGACCTCATACAGAGTAAGGCTGCTGTTTCCTGCCACGACAAATAGAGCAGCCTTAGCTTTCTTTCCTGTTGCATCCGAAGAAAAGTTGGCTAGAGTGGCATAGGCAGTCTGAACGGCTCGGTCTTCTCCTGATGCACACCCAAATGACATTTCGGTCAAACCAGAGTCTTTAAGTATGCTACGCACATCCGCGAAATCAAGGTTAATCAAGCCGGGGAAATAAATCGCTTCGGTGAGCATCTCCACACCTTTAGCCATCAGGTCTGTTACAGTTTGGAAGACCGCACCCACGTCTGGCTTGCCATCAGATAAAGAGGCTGTTAGGTCTTGAGGCATAACGATTAAGCTATCCACACTGCCCAGTAGCGCCGCAACGCCCTGGCGCGCTGTCTCCATACGGTAAGCACCTTCAAAGGCAAAGGGAGTGGCCGCCATGCCAATGGTCAAAGCTCCCATACGATATGCCATTTCTGCGATCACGGGGGATGAACCTGCTCCGGTACCTCCACCCATAGCGGCAACAATGAAGAATATGTCCGAACCCATAATGGTCTGTCGTATAACTCCACGGCTCTCTTCGGCTGCTCTGCGCCCCATGTCAGGGTCATTACCGGAGCCCAGTCCGTGGAGAAGCCGCTCCCCAAGTTGTATGCGTTTCGGTACGTCTGCCATGGCAAGGGATTGGGCATCTGTGTCCATCGCGATATATTCAACAGCAGATGGAGATGGAATCTGCCTTCCTGCCATGCGGGAGACCATTTGGCAACCAGCTCCGCCTACCCCAATGACCTTGAACTGTGCGTTGCAAGGACTGAAGACATTGCTCATATCGTATTCCCTTTTGTAATCAAACTTTTTTGGTAGTTAATTCTTTCAAGGTCGGTTGGTGGAGGCGGTGAGGGGGCAACCCCCGACGATTAAGTTCGAAGTGACTAATCGAATCAGCTAGTGGTCTGTCATTAGGAAATGATTTCACAGGTGGATGCATTCTACTCATTAGTCGTCTTCTGTTCCCTTAATATTAGGCTCAATTTCTTCAAACCATAGTCCGGCAAAAACCGTCCAGCGCTCTACAAAATCATGTTGTCTATCAATCTGAAGAAAAATACTGGCTAAATCTTTGGACTCCTTTTCTTCCTTAAATACTATATGTTGGACTCGGTAGAGTTTGTTCTTCTTCAGGTACTCCTTGTCAGGAGTACGACCTG harbors:
- a CDS encoding cell division protein FtsZ; amino-acid sequence: MSNVFSPCNAQFKVIGVGGAGCQMVSRMAGRQIPSPSAVEYIAMDTDAQSLAMADVPKRIQLGERLLHGLGSGNDPDMGRRAAEESRGVIRQTIMGSDIFFIVAAMGGGTGAGSSPVIAEMAYRMGALTIGMAATPFAFEGAYRMETARQGVAALLGSVDSLIVMPQDLTASLSDGKPDVGAVFQTVTDLMAKGVEMLTEAIYFPGLINLDFADVRSILKDSGLTEMSFGCASGEDRAVQTAYATLANFSSDATGKKAKAALFVVAGNSSLTLYEVNSAADVIKHEIAPDANITFAVNCEEKMGEEMKVALIVTGFAGAENSGLRGDGK
- a CDS encoding DEAD/DEAH box helicase, which produces MHGVSLDPLTEEKQHYLSEINKYFNNGNSAGYIKVPTGWGKTFLSKHLMNQYYERGEVILFLVSGNNQLLNQTFYNDGKIKIPLFSNSVILSSEHGKIDISELQKRIQTRAGGIAIFASLQTVLSKNNKEIEDILIKSADLAIIDEVHNFINNRGNDFINKIKDSKAQILGMTATPFQGVIGQVKFVDDISIDMREIFSKSLPQCIIEGQLSELDYVIIRSNQNILDLFDFQKGLSELDKDELYLDCGSREKIDLTIRRTKLAKKVYETEIPNKKSKTLIFCAPVRNIVQGLESEEKKIIAFHAKMCSAVFNGELRDTIGKSFSFNNHTDTDALKDTVYLSSEMPQTERDEILKAFRTANSPPFTLCTVGMLIEGFDFPDLENLILLRPTLSMRLFEQQVGRVTRLPKESNKKRGNIFEIADNIDSLYDAFKEKVFEGNNIERIQMLQPENRIEELFTEDNATEAIATGKIRVSDINFGCNSGEFAKSTVEIPPISLRAKSFCKLLSIIEKQTEGMLVNEKLRLLRMVRTFSPRDLDSIKEVMKLVELLERLEHNADEDPRLSANCRKHKPKLFREARWLLLLTILTNLKYLNTNEGFKERNEILSILGFGNDYTQVDALRMQCLREGCRIETLDALTVEVKNVAILREILPNWSKTSLKQSRYKNKLSYIYWASCFAMEQPEIRQLLYESREWNYEAKRFIIG